A stretch of the Alphaproteobacteria bacterium genome encodes the following:
- a CDS encoding MFS transporter, whose product MDERARRIAMTALLMAMLMSSFSQAMLGTVLAVRLKLAGFPDTMPALLSTVGFAGLLLGSLTAHFAIKRFGHVTAMLVASLCVAAATVGYLYLPPPWTWMALRFLVGSVGIWMWVGGESWMQSITPNAIRGKTMSLFMICHAGGMGVGQFLVDVFDPLQSALFWIAVAATLSAALPILFIRHGRPQISRPQFLSPLALFRLSPLAVVGSILAGAITGTAIGLGPVFGLAREAVVGGVGVFMFVLLTSGILFQWPVGRLSDRMDRRLLLVLVYGAILSFALLALYAQSGNTLLMYVAAVGIGGSMRVIYPICSAFVHDGLTQEQRVSVSGGVILAWSAGAVVGPYPAGWVMEAFGPGGLFGFIAAIAALAALFGLWRLAFRNRPVSAALDRP is encoded by the coding sequence GTGGACGAACGGGCACGTCGCATCGCCATGACGGCATTGCTCATGGCGATGCTCATGTCCAGCTTCTCACAGGCCATGCTGGGAACGGTGCTGGCGGTGCGGCTGAAGCTGGCGGGCTTTCCGGACACCATGCCGGCTCTGCTGTCCACCGTCGGATTTGCCGGGCTGCTGCTGGGATCGTTGACCGCCCATTTCGCCATCAAGCGTTTTGGCCATGTGACGGCCATGCTGGTGGCCAGCCTGTGCGTTGCCGCGGCTACGGTTGGCTATCTCTACCTGCCGCCGCCCTGGACCTGGATGGCGTTGCGCTTTCTTGTCGGATCCGTCGGCATCTGGATGTGGGTTGGCGGCGAGAGCTGGATGCAGTCCATCACGCCGAACGCCATCCGCGGCAAGACCATGAGTCTGTTCATGATCTGTCATGCCGGCGGTATGGGGGTCGGCCAGTTTCTGGTGGACGTGTTTGATCCGTTACAGAGTGCTCTGTTCTGGATCGCCGTTGCCGCCACCTTGTCGGCGGCGCTGCCGATCCTGTTCATCCGCCACGGTCGGCCACAGATCAGCCGGCCCCAGTTCCTGTCGCCACTGGCGCTTTTCCGGCTGTCGCCGCTGGCCGTGGTGGGGAGCATTCTGGCCGGGGCCATCACCGGTACCGCCATTGGTCTGGGTCCGGTCTTCGGCCTGGCGCGAGAGGCGGTAGTCGGCGGTGTGGGCGTGTTCATGTTTGTCCTGCTGACCAGCGGTATCCTGTTTCAGTGGCCGGTCGGCCGTCTGTCCGACCGTATGGACCGGCGGCTGCTTCTGGTTCTGGTCTATGGCGCCATCCTGTCCTTTGCCTTGCTGGCGCTTTATGCCCAAAGCGGCAATACACTGCTGATGTATGTGGCAGCGGTTGGCATTGGCGGCTCCATGCGTGTGATCTACCCCATCTGTTCGGCTTTCGTGCATGACGGCCTGACCCAGGAACAGCGGGTGTCCGTATCGGGCGGCGTGATTCTTGCCTGGTCGGCCGGCGCGGTGGTCGGACCCTACCCGGCCGGCTGGGTGATGGAGGCTTTCGGTCCCGGCGGCCTGTTCGGATTCATCGCGGCGATCGCTGCCTTGGCGGCGCTTTTCGGCTTGTGGCGCCTGGCCTTCCGCAACCGCCCCGTCTCTGCCGCGCTCGACCGTCCCTAG
- a CDS encoding phage capsid protein translates to MSVEIDTAFVQHYAQNVTLLAQQKGSRLRDAVRVESITGRNGFFDQIGQVAARRRTTRHADTPRMDTPHARRRVSLVDYDWADLIDQEDKVRMLTDPTSAYARAAAWAMGRAMDDALIEAADGIAYSGQDGSTATNFDSAMVIDVQVGGSASDVGLNIEKLLAAKETLDSNDVDPDVPRFMAVNAKQLKNLLGETQVQSADYNSVKALVQGDIDTFLGFRFIRTERIGIDSASDHKVLYWARDGLLLALGQEPQARISERDDKNYAMQVFYSMAIGASRMEESQIGYIACDPS, encoded by the coding sequence ATGTCCGTCGAAATTGATACCGCGTTCGTGCAGCACTACGCACAGAACGTGACTCTTCTGGCGCAGCAGAAAGGCTCCCGCCTGCGCGATGCCGTGCGGGTCGAATCGATCACCGGTCGCAACGGATTTTTCGACCAGATCGGCCAGGTGGCGGCGCGCCGACGCACCACCCGCCACGCGGATACACCGCGCATGGATACGCCGCATGCCCGTCGCCGGGTCAGCCTGGTGGATTATGACTGGGCTGACCTGATCGATCAGGAAGACAAGGTCCGTATGTTGACCGATCCGACCAGCGCCTATGCCCGGGCCGCGGCATGGGCCATGGGTCGGGCGATGGATGATGCTCTGATTGAGGCAGCGGACGGTATCGCTTACTCCGGTCAGGACGGGTCCACCGCCACCAATTTTGACAGCGCCATGGTCATTGACGTTCAGGTCGGCGGCAGCGCCAGCGATGTCGGGCTCAATATCGAAAAGCTGCTGGCGGCCAAGGAAACGCTCGACTCCAACGACGTGGACCCGGACGTGCCACGGTTCATGGCGGTCAACGCCAAGCAGTTGAAGAACCTGTTGGGCGAAACCCAGGTACAGAGCGCCGATTACAATTCGGTCAAGGCTCTGGTGCAGGGCGATATCGATACCTTCCTCGGCTTTCGCTTTATCCGCACGGAGCGCATCGGCATCGATTCCGCCAGTGACCACAAGGTTCTGTACTGGGCGCGCGACGGTCTGCTTCTGGCCCTTGGCCAGGAGCCGCAGGCGCGCATCAGCGAGCGCGACGACAAGAACTACGCCATGCAGGTCTTCTACTCCATGGCGATCGGTGCAAGCCGCATGGAAGAAAGCCAGATTGGCTACATTGCCTGCGATCCGAGCTAG
- a CDS encoding histidine kinase, translating to MTHFLVSDEKPDGHRLEDILTTIRRDVILRTNKIASDDRPEARHVLENNVEILRHLTDAIKLAEDSTRLLNRNLGPQVSGTPRIGVL from the coding sequence ATGACCCATTTTCTGGTATCGGATGAAAAGCCCGACGGGCACCGTCTGGAGGACATCCTGACGACGATCCGCCGGGATGTCATTCTGCGAACCAACAAGATCGCCAGCGACGACCGGCCGGAAGCCCGCCACGTTCTGGAAAACAATGTTGAGATACTGCGGCACCTGACCGACGCCATCAAGCTGGCTGAGGATAGCACCCGCCTGCTGAACCGCAATCTTGGTCCGCAGGTCAGCGGCACCCCCCGGATCGGGGTTCTTTAG
- the dgcN gene encoding N-acetyltransferase DgcN produces the protein MDIKAPYLLFLGDAPDALSAKTAAGIAYWRPEICVGQLRLADCQTTVGLKDITLEEAKEAGVRTMVIGVANRGGVIPKSWVPTMLKAMDLGFDLASGLHTRLSSIAEVAAKARDKGRALHDARHPTREFEVGTGERRSGRRLLTVGTDCSIGKMYASLAIANGLRQAGANIDFRATGQTGILIDGRGVSVDAVVSDFISGAVEWLAPANDAKHWDVIEGQGSLFHPSYAGVSLGLLHGAQPDALILCHEPTRPHMRGLPGRKMPDLRACLDLNVQLARLTSPTPVLAGICVNTSHMHQPEGADYCRRLAEEFGVPAVDPVRDSVAPLIDHLQKAVAA, from the coding sequence GTGGACATCAAGGCCCCCTATTTGCTGTTTCTCGGTGACGCACCGGATGCCCTGTCAGCCAAGACAGCAGCGGGTATTGCATATTGGCGACCGGAAATCTGTGTCGGCCAACTACGCCTGGCCGACTGTCAGACCACTGTTGGCCTCAAAGACATTACGCTGGAAGAGGCCAAGGAGGCGGGCGTCCGCACCATGGTCATCGGCGTTGCCAATCGCGGCGGCGTTATCCCGAAGTCATGGGTTCCGACCATGCTGAAGGCGATGGACCTTGGCTTTGATCTGGCCAGCGGACTGCATACGCGCCTTTCATCCATTGCCGAAGTCGCCGCCAAGGCCCGGGATAAGGGCCGGGCATTGCATGATGCCCGTCATCCCACCCGTGAGTTCGAGGTCGGCACCGGCGAACGTCGCAGCGGGCGGCGGCTCCTGACGGTCGGGACCGATTGCTCCATCGGCAAGATGTATGCCTCTCTCGCCATCGCCAATGGGCTGCGCCAGGCCGGTGCCAACATCGACTTCCGCGCCACTGGCCAGACCGGCATTCTGATCGACGGCCGCGGCGTCAGCGTCGACGCCGTTGTGTCGGACTTCATTTCCGGCGCGGTGGAGTGGCTGGCGCCAGCGAACGATGCAAAACACTGGGATGTCATCGAAGGCCAGGGGTCGCTGTTTCATCCGTCCTACGCCGGTGTCAGCCTGGGCTTGCTGCATGGCGCGCAGCCCGACGCGCTGATCCTGTGTCACGAACCGACGCGGCCGCACATGCGCGGTCTGCCGGGACGCAAGATGCCGGATCTGCGGGCGTGCCTCGATCTCAATGTGCAACTGGCGCGCCTGACCAGCCCGACGCCGGTTCTGGCGGGCATCTGCGTCAATACCTCGCACATGCACCAGCCGGAAGGGGCGGACTATTGCCGGCGCCTGGCCGAGGAGTTCGGCGTGCCGGCCGTGGACCCGGTGCGCGACTCCGTGGCACCGCTGATTGATCATCTGCAGAAGGCCGTGGCGGCCTGA
- a CDS encoding N-acetyltransferase family protein has protein sequence MDNDQNPPPRTIDVRDAEPADLAAVQAIYAAHVLNGVASLEEVPPTLDEIATRRAAVLALGLPYLVAWQDGAVRGFAYAGTYRARSAYRHTVEDSVYVAPGFAGKGIGRALLGRLIQSCARSGMRQMVAIIGDSANEASVTMHRRLGFTMVGNLQSVGFKHGRWVDTIIMQRALDPEADA, from the coding sequence ATGGACAATGACCAGAACCCGCCCCCGAGGACCATCGACGTGCGTGATGCAGAGCCCGCTGACCTCGCCGCCGTCCAGGCGATTTATGCGGCGCACGTCCTCAATGGCGTCGCCTCACTGGAAGAAGTGCCGCCAACCCTTGATGAAATCGCCACCCGCCGCGCCGCTGTATTGGCGTTGGGCCTGCCCTATCTGGTCGCCTGGCAGGACGGCGCCGTTCGCGGTTTCGCCTATGCCGGCACCTACCGCGCCCGCTCGGCCTATCGCCATACGGTAGAAGATTCCGTTTATGTGGCGCCGGGGTTTGCCGGTAAGGGAATCGGCCGGGCCCTGCTCGGCCGCCTCATTCAGTCCTGCGCCCGCAGCGGTATGCGCCAGATGGTGGCCATTATCGGCGACAGCGCCAACGAGGCTTCTGTCACCATGCACCGGCGGCTCGGCTTTACCATGGTGGGCAATCTTCAGTCCGTCGGTTTCAAGCATGGCCGCTGGGTTGATACCATCATCATGCAGCGCGCCCTGGACCCTGAGGCAGACGCCTGA
- a CDS encoding dipeptide epimerase codes for MLSLTIRVETFPLRGTFTISRGSRTEITVVSVALTDEQGATGQGECCPYARYGQTVDSVVAELEAAKPLLADGLTRDGLQTALSANAARNALDCAFWDLAAKQSGEPVWRLAGLAPPQPVASAYTLSLDAPEAMAAAAREKAGWPLLKLKLAGPDDLARVRAVRQAAPQARLIVDANEGWSVDDYFALEPELADLGVEMVEQPLHADKDGPLAGRPHRIAVCADEACHDRTSLDHLGGRYEMVNIKLDKTGGLTEALALREEARRRGFRVMVGCMMATSLAMAPAHLVAQGADIADLDAPLWLRRDRTPPLAFHGATAAPPDPGLWG; via the coding sequence GTGCTATCCCTGACCATCCGCGTCGAGACCTTCCCGCTGCGCGGCACCTTTACCATTTCGCGCGGCAGCCGGACGGAAATAACCGTTGTTTCCGTTGCCCTTACGGATGAACAAGGCGCCACCGGGCAGGGCGAATGCTGCCCCTATGCCCGCTATGGCCAGACGGTGGACAGTGTTGTGGCGGAGCTGGAGGCGGCGAAGCCCTTGCTGGCGGACGGCCTGACCCGCGATGGGCTGCAGACGGCGCTGTCCGCCAACGCCGCGCGCAATGCCCTCGATTGCGCCTTCTGGGACCTGGCGGCGAAACAGTCCGGCGAGCCGGTCTGGCGGCTGGCCGGCCTGGCGCCGCCGCAGCCGGTAGCCAGCGCCTATACGCTCAGCCTGGACGCGCCGGAGGCGATGGCGGCGGCGGCGCGCGAGAAGGCTGGCTGGCCGCTGCTGAAACTGAAACTGGCCGGACCCGACGATCTGGCCCGCGTCCGCGCGGTGCGTCAGGCGGCGCCACAGGCGCGACTGATCGTTGATGCCAATGAAGGCTGGTCAGTCGATGACTATTTTGCCCTGGAGCCGGAGCTGGCCGACCTCGGCGTCGAGATGGTGGAGCAGCCGCTGCACGCGGACAAGGACGGGCCGCTGGCCGGGCGCCCGCATCGCATTGCGGTGTGTGCGGATGAGGCGTGTCACGACCGGACCAGCCTCGACCATTTGGGCGGTCGTTATGAGATGGTCAATATCAAGCTCGACAAGACGGGTGGGTTGACCGAGGCGCTGGCTTTGAGGGAAGAGGCGCGCCGTCGTGGTTTTCGCGTCATGGTGGGCTGCATGATGGCGACATCGCTGGCCATGGCGCCGGCCCATCTGGTCGCGCAGGGCGCCGACATCGCGGACTTGGACGCGCCCCTGTGGTTGCGTCGCGACCGCACCCCGCCACTGGCATTCCACGGCGCCACCGCCGCGCCGCCCGATCCCGGGCTATGGGGGTGA
- a CDS encoding N-formylglutamate amidohydrolase — protein MPNVQTAPLVISSPHSGRLYPACFLAASRLSLADLRRSEDAYVDIMVAAAPSLGLPLLAARLARAFIDLNREPFELDPAMFADVLPGSVNVRSARVAAGLGTIARCAGDGMEIYKRKLGLAEIMDRITSYYYPYHRALGRLIHRTRDSFGQCVVLDCHSMPSQRRAAAAGGRTRPGTGALRGGRSRQAGLWPPTGSGADIVLGTRYGRSCDPALAALVGDYFENRGYRVAHNQPYAGGHITARHGQPATGVHALQIEINRALYMDEATLRPRPALATLTADMTGLMHAVAALAPRLASGRFATPLLAAE, from the coding sequence TTGCCGAATGTCCAGACGGCGCCCCTGGTCATATCCTCGCCGCACAGCGGCCGCCTGTACCCGGCGTGCTTTCTTGCGGCCAGCCGCCTTTCCCTGGCTGATCTGCGCCGGTCAGAAGACGCCTATGTGGACATCATGGTGGCGGCGGCCCCGTCGCTTGGACTTCCCCTGCTGGCGGCACGTCTTGCCCGTGCCTTTATTGACCTGAACCGTGAACCTTTCGAGCTTGACCCCGCCATGTTCGCGGACGTCCTGCCAGGCTCGGTCAATGTGCGTTCGGCACGGGTTGCCGCCGGGTTGGGGACTATTGCCCGGTGTGCCGGCGATGGCATGGAAATCTACAAAAGAAAGCTCGGACTTGCCGAGATCATGGATCGCATAACCAGCTACTACTATCCCTATCATCGCGCGCTTGGCCGTCTGATTCATCGCACGCGCGACAGTTTCGGCCAGTGCGTCGTCCTGGATTGCCATTCCATGCCATCGCAGCGCCGCGCGGCAGCCGCCGGCGGGCGGACACGTCCGGGCACCGGCGCCCTGCGCGGCGGCAGATCACGGCAGGCTGGCTTGTGGCCGCCCACAGGATCCGGCGCCGACATCGTCCTGGGCACCCGCTACGGCCGCAGTTGCGACCCGGCGCTGGCCGCCCTGGTCGGGGACTATTTCGAAAACCGCGGCTATCGGGTGGCACACAATCAACCCTATGCCGGCGGCCATATCACGGCCCGGCACGGCCAGCCGGCAACCGGTGTTCATGCCCTGCAGATAGAGATCAATCGCGCGCTCTACATGGATGAGGCAACTCTGCGGCCACGGCCGGCGCTGGCCACCCTGACGGCCGACATGACCGGTCTGATGCACGCCGTTGCCGCCCTGGCGCCGCGCCTGGCCTCAGGCCGGTTTGCCACACCGCTCCTGGCGGCGGAGTAA
- a CDS encoding response regulator gives MARILLAEDDDDMRGFLTRALSRAGHEVRPCADGLEALSAAERSAFDLLVADVVMPGMDGMELARHAVGHIPDLKVVFITGFAAVALRARRLNLPGSTVLSKPFHLRKLVSHVERLLAA, from the coding sequence ATGGCGCGGATTCTGCTGGCCGAGGATGATGACGACATGCGTGGCTTCCTGACGCGCGCCCTGTCCCGCGCCGGTCATGAAGTGCGTCCGTGCGCCGATGGACTCGAAGCTCTCTCTGCGGCCGAACGCAGCGCCTTCGATCTGCTGGTCGCTGATGTGGTCATGCCTGGGATGGACGGCATGGAGCTGGCGCGTCATGCGGTTGGTCATATCCCGGACCTGAAAGTTGTGTTCATCACCGGATTTGCCGCCGTTGCCCTGCGAGCCCGCCGCCTTAACCTGCCAGGCAGCACGGTTCTCTCGAAGCCATTCCACCTGCGCAAGCTGGTGTCACATGTGGAGCGTCTGCTGGCGGCCTGA
- a CDS encoding Crp/Fnr family transcriptional regulator has product MTRRTVRPGELLVQEGDTVDHVFNLVAGVLKIHKDMLDGRSQITGFIYPGDFLGWSLFLPAWPVTAEAVSEATLCSFRREPFRRLLKAHPDVQTSVLELSCDEVSTAQDRMLLLGRKSAREKLATFLTHLHHRAQRQGPTSAIILPMKRSDIADYLGLTPETVSRAFAWLAENRMLTLDGTKTVTLLDLPALRTLAGEAAPLQPMKQAV; this is encoded by the coding sequence ATGACGAGGCGTACGGTGCGGCCTGGTGAACTCCTGGTGCAGGAAGGGGATACGGTCGACCATGTGTTCAATCTGGTGGCCGGCGTTCTCAAGATTCACAAGGACATGCTGGACGGCCGCAGCCAGATCACCGGCTTCATCTATCCCGGTGATTTTCTTGGCTGGTCCCTGTTTCTGCCAGCATGGCCAGTCACCGCCGAAGCGGTCAGCGAAGCCACGTTATGCTCGTTTCGCCGCGAGCCGTTCCGCCGGTTGCTTAAGGCCCATCCGGACGTCCAGACATCTGTTCTGGAACTGAGCTGTGATGAAGTCAGCACCGCGCAGGACCGCATGCTTTTGCTGGGCCGCAAATCGGCCCGTGAAAAGCTGGCGACATTTCTGACCCACCTGCATCATCGGGCCCAGCGTCAGGGGCCGACAAGCGCCATTATCCTGCCTATGAAGCGCAGTGATATCGCGGACTATCTGGGACTGACGCCAGAGACCGTAAGCCGCGCTTTCGCCTGGCTTGCGGAAAACCGCATGCTGACGCTGGACGGCACAAAAACCGTAACCCTGCTTGACCTGCCTGCCCTGCGTACACTGGCCGGCGAAGCCGCCCCACTACAACCCATGAAGCAGGCGGTGTAG
- a CDS encoding SLC13 family permease, with amino-acid sequence MILTLPQISIVAILLAALALFVWGRWRHDVVAMMVLAAAVATGVVAPDLAFAGFSNAAVITVALVFIASRGLSASGAVGLISRYLVPTRGGQLVLIIVLCAVAAVLSAFMNNVGALAILMPVAIQAAARSDVSPAVVLMPLSFASILGGMTTLIGTPPNIIIASYRAALTPVAGGPPAAPFAMFDFSPVGAAVTLVGLLFVALIGWRLLPRERRGKRAPEDLFDTAPYLTEVRISEASKVAGQWLPDVETLLGEKDVEILSIVRGKHTVLNTGSWERITPGDVLVLRAGADDLADLVSEWSLELVGQADADQAPTEEAVNEDSQDPDATTGADNGAEAVAETDPAGDNHKESAAIAAAASIAGGASPLAPIAASGAPATDSPETDADKGTSSDDVIMTEAVVMPGAAIEHRSAAGVDLRARYGVNLIAVSRRGRAIHQRLRSLPIAAGDILLLQGADERVFDTISALGCVPLAERRLRLGGRQTALQASAIFIAGIAAAAMGFVPVAVGFGAVALAFVLLRVVPLRQLYTSIDWPVIILLGALIPVGQAVQTTGLADLVAGSVQLGLGGLSGQSGLIVAILILMAVTMTLSDLMNNAATAVIMAPVAIALAAGLQVSPDALLMAVAVGASCAFLTPIGHQNNTLILGPGGYRFGDYWRMGLPLEILVLIVATPVIVLVWGG; translated from the coding sequence ATGATTCTGACACTGCCGCAGATTTCCATTGTCGCCATCCTGCTGGCGGCGCTGGCCCTGTTCGTCTGGGGCCGCTGGCGCCATGACGTCGTGGCGATGATGGTCCTTGCGGCGGCGGTCGCCACGGGGGTCGTTGCCCCGGATCTGGCCTTCGCCGGTTTCAGCAACGCCGCCGTCATTACGGTTGCCCTGGTCTTCATTGCCAGCCGCGGTCTGTCCGCTTCCGGCGCCGTGGGGCTGATCTCACGCTACCTGGTCCCGACACGCGGCGGCCAGCTTGTCCTGATCATTGTGCTGTGCGCTGTGGCGGCCGTCCTGTCCGCCTTCATGAACAATGTCGGTGCCCTGGCCATACTGATGCCGGTCGCCATTCAGGCGGCGGCCCGGTCCGATGTATCGCCGGCGGTGGTTCTGATGCCGCTCTCCTTTGCCTCCATCCTCGGCGGCATGACGACACTGATCGGAACGCCGCCCAACATCATCATCGCCAGTTATCGCGCCGCTCTCACGCCAGTCGCCGGCGGGCCGCCGGCCGCGCCGTTTGCCATGTTCGATTTTTCGCCGGTCGGCGCCGCCGTTACGCTGGTCGGGCTGCTCTTCGTCGCCCTCATCGGCTGGCGGCTGCTGCCGCGCGAACGGCGCGGCAAACGAGCCCCGGAGGACTTGTTCGACACGGCCCCCTATCTGACGGAAGTCCGCATCAGCGAAGCCAGCAAGGTGGCAGGACAATGGCTGCCTGATGTGGAAACCCTGCTGGGCGAGAAGGACGTGGAGATTCTCTCCATCGTCCGTGGCAAGCACACCGTGCTCAATACCGGCTCATGGGAGCGAATCACACCGGGCGATGTTCTGGTGTTGCGGGCGGGCGCCGATGATCTGGCGGACCTGGTGTCGGAATGGTCGCTGGAGCTGGTCGGTCAGGCCGACGCAGACCAGGCCCCGACCGAAGAAGCAGTAAACGAAGACAGCCAAGACCCTGACGCCACCACAGGCGCAGATAACGGTGCCGAGGCCGTCGCTGAGACCGACCCCGCCGGCGACAACCATAAGGAAAGCGCCGCCATAGCCGCCGCTGCCAGTATCGCCGGCGGCGCTTCACCACTGGCGCCAATCGCCGCATCTGGCGCCCCCGCCACGGACAGCCCCGAGACCGACGCTGACAAGGGGACGTCAAGCGATGATGTGATCATGACCGAGGCCGTGGTCATGCCGGGGGCGGCGATCGAACACCGCTCTGCCGCCGGCGTGGATTTGCGCGCACGGTACGGGGTCAATTTGATTGCCGTAAGCCGCAGGGGACGCGCGATTCACCAGCGCCTGCGATCGCTGCCTATTGCAGCGGGCGACATTCTTTTGCTGCAGGGCGCCGACGAACGTGTTTTCGATACCATCTCGGCTCTCGGCTGTGTGCCGCTGGCCGAACGAAGGCTGCGACTGGGCGGCCGGCAAACCGCATTGCAGGCCAGCGCCATTTTTATAGCCGGCATTGCCGCCGCCGCCATGGGCTTTGTTCCGGTGGCGGTCGGCTTCGGGGCGGTGGCGCTGGCCTTCGTGCTGTTACGGGTCGTTCCGTTGCGCCAGCTCTACACCTCTATTGACTGGCCGGTCATCATCCTGCTCGGCGCGCTGATCCCGGTGGGTCAGGCGGTGCAGACCACCGGTCTGGCCGACCTGGTGGCCGGCAGCGTGCAGCTCGGTCTTGGCGGTTTGTCGGGACAATCCGGCCTGATCGTCGCCATCCTCATCCTCATGGCCGTCACCATGACCTTGTCGGACCTGATGAACAATGCAGCGACAGCGGTCATCATGGCGCCGGTCGCGATCGCCCTGGCGGCGGGACTTCAGGTCAGTCCCGATGCCCTTTTGATGGCCGTGGCGGTCGGTGCGTCATGTGCGTTCCTCACCCCCATCGGCCATCAGAACAACACTCTGATTCTCGGCCCCGGCGGCTATCGCTTCGGTGACTATTGGCGCATGGGACTGCCGCTGGAAATCCTCGTGCTGATTGTCGCCACGCCGGTCATCGTCCTGGTGTGGGGCGGGTAG
- a CDS encoding lytic transglycosylase domain-containing protein produces the protein MVPPMHRHRYTRFTLLVPVLLLAAAILAPGPSGSLAKASGSGAPPAADPAICDHFITEAERTRGIPSQLLSAIGVVESGRWQASGQPVRPWPWTVTAASVGRNGRFFDSRDEAIAWVRTLQAEGVRNIDVGCMQINLAAHPHAFATLEEAFSPAANVAYGADYLARQYAATRGWAQAVGNYHSSTRSFHRAYRQKVLRAWPLEQRRAAELRRQARLAALAED, from the coding sequence ATGGTCCCGCCCATGCACCGCCATCGCTATACCCGCTTCACTCTGCTGGTGCCCGTCTTGCTGCTGGCGGCCGCCATCCTGGCGCCAGGACCGTCCGGCTCCCTCGCCAAGGCCAGCGGGTCCGGGGCGCCACCGGCGGCCGATCCGGCCATTTGTGACCATTTCATCACTGAGGCAGAACGGACCCGGGGCATACCGTCTCAACTGTTGAGCGCCATAGGCGTTGTCGAATCGGGGCGATGGCAGGCCAGTGGCCAGCCCGTCCGGCCATGGCCATGGACGGTGACGGCGGCCTCGGTCGGCCGCAACGGACGCTTCTTTGACTCCCGGGACGAAGCCATAGCCTGGGTCCGGACGCTGCAGGCCGAGGGTGTGCGCAACATTGATGTCGGCTGCATGCAGATCAATCTGGCAGCCCATCCACACGCCTTTGCCACCCTGGAAGAGGCCTTCTCTCCTGCCGCCAATGTCGCCTACGGCGCTGACTATCTGGCGCGCCAGTATGCGGCCACCCGGGGCTGGGCCCAGGCCGTTGGCAATTATCACTCCTCAACCCGCAGCTTTCACCGGGCCTACCGACAAAAGGTCCTGCGGGCCTGGCCGTTGGAACAGCGTCGCGCCGCGGAACTGCGGCGCCAGGCCCGTCTGGCAGCCCTGGCGGAAGATTGA
- a CDS encoding S24 family peptidase, whose translation MQNRIKELRQSGGMTAAQLADQVGTSASQIVKLERGERRLTQEWMIRLAAVLGCAPADIMGGGFLPQDGVYDAPARPHPAPGPATGLMETQRAFLTGQPPAHSGFADVADLPVLGAAKGGSGGMFFDNGQPFEYIRRPGILIGVAAAYAVYVVGDSMAPRYEPGEMVFVNPNRPLARGCYVVVELDDGEGLVKRFVRGDDRNVVLEQFNPPQEIHLTRQRVRNLHRIVGAAEHA comes from the coding sequence ATGCAGAACCGAATTAAGGAACTCCGACAGTCCGGTGGTATGACCGCGGCGCAGCTTGCCGATCAGGTGGGCACCAGCGCCTCGCAGATCGTCAAGCTGGAGCGCGGCGAACGACGACTGACCCAGGAGTGGATGATTCGTCTGGCGGCGGTACTCGGCTGTGCGCCGGCCGACATCATGGGCGGCGGCTTCCTGCCGCAGGACGGCGTTTATGATGCCCCTGCCCGGCCCCACCCTGCGCCGGGCCCGGCCACCGGCCTGATGGAAACGCAACGCGCCTTTCTGACCGGCCAGCCGCCAGCCCACAGCGGCTTCGCTGATGTTGCCGATCTGCCTGTGCTGGGCGCGGCCAAGGGCGGTTCCGGCGGCATGTTCTTCGACAACGGTCAGCCGTTTGAATATATCCGCCGCCCCGGTATCCTGATTGGAGTTGCCGCCGCCTATGCAGTCTATGTGGTTGGCGATTCCATGGCGCCGCGCTACGAGCCCGGCGAAATGGTCTTCGTAAACCCCAACCGGCCGCTGGCGCGTGGCTGCTATGTGGTGGTTGAGCTGGACGACGGCGAAGGCCTGGTTAAACGGTTCGTCCGTGGCGACGATCGGAATGTGGTCCTGGAGCAGTTCAACCCGCCGCAGGAGATCCACTTGACGCGGCAACGGGTCCGTAATTTGCACCGCATCGTTGGCGCGGCAGAACACGCCTGA